A DNA window from Vigna angularis cultivar LongXiaoDou No.4 chromosome 1, ASM1680809v1, whole genome shotgun sequence contains the following coding sequences:
- the LOC128194919 gene encoding uncharacterized protein LOC128194919 yields the protein MKQFLKKKKYLDEETIEVHGNCSVILQKTLPPKFKDPGSITIPCTIKNYDIGKALVDLGASINLIPLFVLKKISGLEVKPTKIILQMADRSVEHPYGVVEDVVVKIDKLQFPVDFVVMEMEENAEITTFLDDHS from the coding sequence ATGAAGCAATTcctcaaaaagaagaaatatctagatgaggaaacaattgaagttcATGGTAATTGCAGTGTCATATTGCAGAAGACACTTCCTCCCAAATTCAAAGATCCAGGGAGTATCACCATCCCTTGCACCATTAAGAATTatgatatagggaaggctctAGTTGACTTAGGAGCAAGTATCAATCTAATACCCTTATTTGTGCTCAAGAAGATTAGTGGTCTGGAGGTCAAACCAACAAAAATAATCTTACAAATGGCAGACAGGTCCGTCGAACACCCTTATGGTGTGGTAGAAGATGTGGTGGTGAAAATTGATAAGCTTCAATTCCCTgtggattttgtggtgatggagatggaggaaaatGCAGAGATAACAACATTCTTGGAcgaccattcatga
- the LOC108321437 gene encoding transcription factor PAR2, which yields MGCRDMRKVKWGKRRRRQEGVERRMKKLQRLVPGGAGMNPDRLFLKTAEHILKLRIQLNVLQALSKVFNA from the coding sequence ATGGGTTGCAGGGACATGAGAAAGGTGAAGTGggggaagaggaggaggaggcaAGAGGGTGTGGAGAGGAGGATGAAGAAGCTGCAGCGCCTGGTTCCCGGTGGCGCCGGAATGAACCCCGACCGGCTCTTCCTTAAGACGGCGGAACACATCTTAAAATTGAGGATCCAACTCAATGTGCTGCAAGCTCTTTCCAAGGTTTtcaatgcttga